The Lysinibacillus timonensis nucleotide sequence TCAAGTTCAACTGTTTCTCCAAGGTAAACATAAGCAGTACCCTTATCTTTAAGATTTACAATTCTTTCAGGATACGCATTGGGCTCAACCGCTAGATTAATAGAATGTTCAATACCAGATTTCTCTACTTCAATCTCAAGATCGTAATCTTCAGCATCATCTGACGTATTCGCTTTTGTTTTAAATTTTAAGTAAACTTGACCATTTTTTTCGATAAATGTAAAAACCATTTCTTGAGCTGTGTTACTAGGGTAAGGTGTTAAATTTTCATCCCAATCTATTTTTATCTTGTCATTTCTTAAGTCGGAGTTTAAATCCTTTACATTTGTAAGTAATTCACCATGTTGATCATAAACTTGAACAGGTAATAATACTTCTTCGTCCCCTGCAATAACATCTTCAGGAAGTCCAATTTCAATCTCGTATGGCTCTAAGCTATCAACTACAGTAATGACTTCGGAATTCTCTTCACCTGTCGCTTTAGAACGAAATGTAACGGTGTTTTCTCCACCAACTAAATCATCTTTATCATCAACAACGATATCAATAGCAAAGTAATGTTTGCCTTCTACATTCATGACTTTAATGCCATCTTGACCATGACCTGTCCCAGTATCATCTTCGTCTTCTAATTCAAACATATGATCATTTGATACTGATACGCGAACACCATCTCTCACTTCTTTTAATATAGTTGTATCTCCTGATGTAGTTTTACGTTTGTCGGCAAATTCAGCATCTAATTTATTACCGTATTGGTCCGTTACATTAAATAAAATCGAGAATTCTTCATTGTCTTTTAAATTTTCAGTGCTCAATTCTTTACCATTTGCGTTATAAACACCAACAACTTCGACTAAAGCTGGTTCGCTTACATCGGACAATTGAACGTCTTGGGTTACATCCAGTTCGATATCACCATGTTCATAACTAAGTTCTACCGTACCAGTAGTATCATCATCCTCATCTTCGTCAACCCAAACGACAAATTTCCCTTTTTCTATCTCAATATCATTTGTCGGATCATCTAAAATATCAATGCCTTTGACATCTTTTTCTGTAAAGTAACTTTGGATCACATCATCTGTCATATCCTCACCATATTGGTTATAGACAGCAAAGGTAATAACTGCTTCTTTATAATTGGTGCTAGCGCTAGCCCCTGTTCCCTTTTTTTCTTGACCAGTAAAAACTAATTTATCGGATAAAAACTCAATTGCCGTTACTAGTTCTCGTAATGTTGTGACAGTTGCAGTGATTGGGCCTTCACTAACTCCCGTTGCTGATACTGTATATGTAGCGTCATTAAATTTAGAGTCAATTGTTAGTACTGCTACCGTTTTCTCTTCATTCCATTGGACATTTTTTATTTTGACGTCTGTAGTGCCACGAGCAATCGAAAATTGAACTGTATCTGCACTAGCTGTTCCATCAAACTCTACCGAAATCTTACTTGCACCAGTTGCTTGTACTGATTGAATAGATTTCGCTTTAGATGCAGTATTAATAGCAGGAGCATCTAGCTTGATTGTAGAGTTTAAAAATGAAGCAAATTGGCCTCGCGTAACAGTTCCTGATGGATTAAAGTTAGTTACTGAAGTGATACCTAACTTTTTCATTGCTAATACAGCAGGACGATAGTCAGTAAAAACAGCATGTAAATCACTCACCACTTCTCGAGAAGTGTCACCAGCCAGTTCTACTAATGATTGACCATGAACAGCTTTGTAAGCACTGTTTAGCACGATAGCTAGTTGAACACGTGATAGAGTTAGATTTGGTTTCAATGTTCCATCTGAATATCCTTCAAAAATGCCGTGATATTTGACTAATGCATAATATTTTTTATTATCTTCTGTTAACCAAGATGGATAATCTTTAAAATAATCTTTTTCTAAATAGTCAGAAGGTACTTCAAGACCTTGCGATTCAGCCCATTTTCCAAGCGCTAAAACAACTTGACCCCGAGTAATTGCTTCGTTCGGAGCAAATGTTCCGTCACCTTTCCCCGATACATATCCTAACTCAAGTAATTCTATAATAGCCGCCGCATGGTCATTCGTTGTAATATCAGAAGGTGTCTTTGCTGCCACCACTGGCATAATTGCAGATGCTACTAATGTTGCTGTTGCAGCAGTTGCTACGAATTTCTGGTATTTCTTTGCTTGATGTGTCATTTTGATCTTTCCTCCTATAGTTTTATCACTTACTTGAAATTGATAATCATTATCAATGATAATCGTTATCAATTATTATATCATCCTACTTTCCACCGTCAATATCCTTTGTTAACATTTTTTACTAGTGCATTAAACAAATTTCGTATTCTCGTAGAAACAAGCTCTGTTCCAAGTTTTTAGCAAAAAATAAGCCTCCTAATCTTTTAAATCGGAAGCTCGATGGTATGTATTTTGCAAATAAAAAAGGATATCGACAAGAAGTTTATTCTGTCAATATCCTTTATTCATTGTAATGGTTATCTCACATATGCCCTAATTGTAAGAGATTGTTCATCAATTGATAATGTAACTTTGAAAGAATCTCCTTTATTAAGACCATTTTCACCTAAACTAATTCTCAAACTAGATGTACCATTTGAAGATATACTATAATCATCATTTGCTGTACTAATTTCAGAAATAATAGGTCTAATAAAATCGGTTGATCCATCAAAGAAGGTAACTTCACCTGTAGCTGGGTTGAATGATCGATAATCATTACCATATTGGTCGATGATTTCAAAATGTCCGTCTTCTAAAATTTCGTTAAAAATATCACTTGCAGTTAATTCTAAATCTGATTCGGTAATTTCAATGTCTATATCATCTAAAACTTTACCGCTAATTGAATTATTATCAATTACTTTGAAACTATCGTTTACTTTTACATCTTTTTGAGTAAGAGTTAACGTATGCTTGATTGTTTCGCCAGTATTATTAATCGTAACGACAATGTCTGCTTCCAATTGATCTGTCACTTCATCTAATACACCGTCAGCTTGAATAGCATCATAATCAGGAGTTACTACTTTCCCATTAATTTTTAAATAATCACTATCACTAGTTATTGTATATGCACTAATCGGAAGTTCCACTTTCACATCGTTAATGAATCCAAAAACTTTAATATCTGCATCATCTTCCACAATCACTCTACCGTCAGGAGTTACACCTAAAAGAAATTCATCGCTTTCTACGATAAAGCGCGTCGTTTCAGAGTCTTTAACAGGTTCCTCTTTATCTATTATTTGATAATTTACAGAGGCGTCATATTGAATGCCATTAATGTTAAATTGTACTGTTTCTTGCCCATCCCCTGTTAGTGGCTTTGAAAGGGTAACTGTATGTGTTGTTCGATCGGATAAAGTAACAGATACTTCGTTTGCTGATAATACTTTCACTTCGATAACTGAAAGATTTGCATTTTTGACGTTTATTAATGTGTTTAAGAAAGAAGCAAATTGTCCTCTTGTTAACGTTGACTTAGGATTGAAAACATCCACTTTTGTTATATCATAGTAATCTAGCACTTGAATAGCTGAACGTGCACTTTCTTTTGCTTTTTCTAGATCTATTATTTCATTTTCAAATGATAGATTGTTAACGTGTGTAACATAGTCAAATTGGTGAACAGCAGAAAGTGTGTTTGCTAATACAACCGCCATATTTTCTCGCGTCATTTTTTCTGCTGGCTGTAATTCTCCATTATTACCATCAAAAATACCTAAATCTTTAACTAAAGCAGCGTACTGAAGAAGTCCGTTTTCTGAGTATGAAGATAGATCTTTAAAACGGATATTTGTTTGATAGTCTGCTGGAATATCATAACCATTCTGAGTTAAATATCTGCCGATTAATTTCACAACATCTGAGTGTGTTAACGCTTTATTAGGTTTAAACGTTCCATCTGAATACCCATAGATTAAACCCATGTCGACTAATTTCAAAATAGCTGTTTCATGCGAATTTCCTTGAATATCTGAAAATTGAGCAGCACTTGCTACACTTGGAATTGCTGTGATAGCAGCAACTGTAAGAGCTGTCGTAAACAAGCCTACATTTTTTTTCTTACTTCCCATATTAATATCCTCCAAGAAAGATTTAGACGTAACACCATCTTATTACTATACTAGCTTAAATTCAAAGGTTTTGAGAAATAAAGACTAATGAAATAACAAAAAAATATAAACGCGTTCATCTTAGAATTACTATTGCTATAACTACTCTTTGATTTTAAAAAGCATATACATCAAAAAGAAGCCCTTATGAACAAAAAATTGTTTAAAGGACTTCATTTGAGTGCGATTTCTTATAGAGTTATATGTTACTAATGCTATATTAGGACAATTTATTATTCCATTCAATAGCTTCATTTGTAATGGCTTCCCAATTTTTTGAGTGGAGCCATTCCTTCTTAACTAAATCACTTCCCGCTCCGACAATTTGAGCTCCTGCATCAATATAGGATCTCACTGTTTCAAGGTTAATGCCTCCAGTGGTCATGATTTGTATATGTGATAATGGCCCTTTTACATCCTTTATAAACTTCACTCCTAGGGTAGAAGCTGGGAAAAGTTTCACTATTTTCGCTCCAGCAACATATGCAGTTTGCATCTCTGTAGGAGAAAATACACCTGGGATTACAGGAATATTTTTTTCGATACAGATGTGTACAACATCTAAATTTAAAGCAGGTGATACAATGAATTCTGCGCCAGCATCAATTGCTTTTTCACAATCTTCCACAGTCAATACAGTTCCTGCACCAACTAATAGATCTTCATTATTTTGCTTTGCTTCACGAATCATATCAGTGGCATTTTCGGAATCCATCGTAATTTCTATCGCCTTAATGCCTCCATCTTTTAGCGCCTTGACGAGTTCTTGGTTAAGATCGTATGGAACTTTTCGTAAAACGGGAATTAACCGAACATCTTGTAATTTACTATACATTGCCCATCTTCCTATCGTTCAATATTTTCACGTGCACCTAAAAATACTTCAACATCTTCTAAATATGGTAGTCCTTCATTATCTCCCTCAACTTGTACGACCATTGCTCCAACAGCATTTGCTAATTGAACTGATTTTTCTACCGGCCAATTTTGTGTAATGCCATATAGAAAAGCTGCATCAAATCCATCTCCTGCACCTACTGTATCTACCACTCTTTTAACTTTAAATCCTGGTATTTGAATCAATTTACTATTCTCTAAATAGGCAGCACCAGATGCCCCCTCTTTTACGATTACATGCTGTACATCGTAATTTTGTAGAGATTCGATCATTTCTTCTTCGCTTGACGTATTGAACAAAATTTCTAATTCCTCACGACCTGTTAATAAATAATCTACGTAAGGCATATAAGTTAACAAAGTTTCTCGTGCCAGTTCTTTTGACCATAGCTTCAATCGAATATTCGGATCTAAAGATACTTTTACTCCATTTTGTTTTGCAATTTTTATTGCTTCTAAAATAACCTCACGATTTTGCTTTTGTATTGCAGGGAAAACGCCTGTTACATGTAGAATTTTCGCCTTTTTAATATAGTCAATTGGCAAATTATCCACATTTAACGTTTCTGTCGGTGACTTATGACGATAGTAGAATGTTTTACTGTCACCAGAGGCATGTACTTCTTTAAAGTTTAAGGATGTAGGATAGTTGTCGATAAGCTTCACTTCCGAAACATCAATTCCTTCTCCACGAACAGTATTTAATATATGTCTTCCAAATTCGTCTTTACCAAGTCGGCTAATCCAGCCAGCTTTTAAACCTAATCGTGCACAGCCAATGATTACATTTAATTCTGCTCCACCAATTTTACGCTTAAACTCACTTACATAGCGTAACGGACCTTTGTAAGATGGGTCAAACGTAATCATACCATCTCCAATTGTAATAATATCCATTTATTAACCCTCACTCAATTAGAATTAACGGCCCATCCAGCCACCATCTACAACTAAAACATGACCTGACACATAATCTGACGCCTTAGATGCTAAAAATACCGCAGCTCCGGCTAGATCATCTGCTTGACCCCAACGTCCTGCTGGAATACGTTCTAAAATCGACTTACTACGTTCTTCATCGTTACGAAGAGCCTCTGTATTGTTCGTAGAAATATAACCTGGTGCGATCGCATTTACTTGGACACCAAGCGAAGACCATTCATTTGCTAATGCTTTCGTTAACCCTGCAACAGCATGTTTACTAGCTGTGTAACCAGGTACATTAATACCACCTTGGAATGATAATAATGAAGCAATATTAA carries:
- a CDS encoding S-layer homology domain-containing protein gives rise to the protein MTHQAKKYQKFVATAATATLVASAIMPVVAAKTPSDITTNDHAAAIIELLELGYVSGKGDGTFAPNEAITRGQVVLALGKWAESQGLEVPSDYLEKDYFKDYPSWLTEDNKKYYALVKYHGIFEGYSDGTLKPNLTLSRVQLAIVLNSAYKAVHGQSLVELAGDTSREVVSDLHAVFTDYRPAVLAMKKLGITSVTNFNPSGTVTRGQFASFLNSTIKLDAPAINTASKAKSIQSVQATGASKISVEFDGTASADTVQFSIARGTTDVKIKNVQWNEEKTVAVLTIDSKFNDATYTVSATGVSEGPITATVTTLRELVTAIEFLSDKLVFTGQEKKGTGASASTNYKEAVITFAVYNQYGEDMTDDVIQSYFTEKDVKGIDILDDPTNDIEIEKGKFVVWVDEDEDDDTTGTVELSYEHGDIELDVTQDVQLSDVSEPALVEVVGVYNANGKELSTENLKDNEEFSILFNVTDQYGNKLDAEFADKRKTTSGDTTILKEVRDGVRVSVSNDHMFELEDEDDTGTGHGQDGIKVMNVEGKHYFAIDIVVDDKDDLVGGENTVTFRSKATGEENSEVITVVDSLEPYEIEIGLPEDVIAGDEEVLLPVQVYDQHGELLTNVKDLNSDLRNDKIKIDWDENLTPYPSNTAQEMVFTFIEKNGQVYLKFKTKANTSDDAEDYDLEIEVEKSGIEHSINLAVEPNAYPERIVNLKDKGTAYVYLGETVELDPSDFLIQDQYGRAYVKPSKGSAGAPKYYSVSIESSSNDDIFDFRNSGETLEVVSKEKGTATIIFKFISYDLEGNKIEETIEETFRSFEVKDFDSFKVKSDEILFGGEDYTKIDEAAIKVVGLIGKQEVTLAEGDYYVSTISDYLNTDGTEVTADSAKIEADDLLENETSRYETDIQVVINDTGETIHHKISLAREKAVAKSLRLNDKSVYGKKALEDIIVEYTEVSSDHQLTANEIFRELLEEGKFDSKDQYGNKIVPSSIGAVSYIDGRTDNVRLIVTGIDSENDNGIISSNGSEDLSLKLGENGLSVGESFTLTLSLDDKSQTVKVYLR
- a CDS encoding S-layer homology domain-containing protein is translated as MGSKKKNVGLFTTALTVAAITAIPSVASAAQFSDIQGNSHETAILKLVDMGLIYGYSDGTFKPNKALTHSDVVKLIGRYLTQNGYDIPADYQTNIRFKDLSSYSENGLLQYAALVKDLGIFDGNNGELQPAEKMTRENMAVVLANTLSAVHQFDYVTHVNNLSFENEIIDLEKAKESARSAIQVLDYYDITKVDVFNPKSTLTRGQFASFLNTLINVKNANLSVIEVKVLSANEVSVTLSDRTTHTVTLSKPLTGDGQETVQFNINGIQYDASVNYQIIDKEEPVKDSETTRFIVESDEFLLGVTPDGRVIVEDDADIKVFGFINDVKVELPISAYTITSDSDYLKINGKVVTPDYDAIQADGVLDEVTDQLEADIVVTINNTGETIKHTLTLTQKDVKVNDSFKVIDNNSISGKVLDDIDIEITESDLELTASDIFNEILEDGHFEIIDQYGNDYRSFNPATGEVTFFDGSTDFIRPIISEISTANDDYSISSNGTSSLRISLGENGLNKGDSFKVTLSIDEQSLTIRAYVR
- a CDS encoding bifunctional 4-hydroxy-2-oxoglutarate aldolase/2-dehydro-3-deoxy-phosphogluconate aldolase — protein: MYSKLQDVRLIPVLRKVPYDLNQELVKALKDGGIKAIEITMDSENATDMIREAKQNNEDLLVGAGTVLTVEDCEKAIDAGAEFIVSPALNLDVVHICIEKNIPVIPGVFSPTEMQTAYVAGAKIVKLFPASTLGVKFIKDVKGPLSHIQIMTTGGINLETVRSYIDAGAQIVGAGSDLVKKEWLHSKNWEAITNEAIEWNNKLS
- a CDS encoding sugar kinase, translating into MDIITIGDGMITFDPSYKGPLRYVSEFKRKIGGAELNVIIGCARLGLKAGWISRLGKDEFGRHILNTVRGEGIDVSEVKLIDNYPTSLNFKEVHASGDSKTFYYRHKSPTETLNVDNLPIDYIKKAKILHVTGVFPAIQKQNREVILEAIKIAKQNGVKVSLDPNIRLKLWSKELARETLLTYMPYVDYLLTGREELEILFNTSSEEEMIESLQNYDVQHVIVKEGASGAAYLENSKLIQIPGFKVKRVVDTVGAGDGFDAAFLYGITQNWPVEKSVQLANAVGAMVVQVEGDNEGLPYLEDVEVFLGARENIER